Genomic DNA from Ktedonobacteraceae bacterium:
AAGACTACAGCGCCAATGCCATTCGCATCACGCTGCTCAACCACCATTATCGCTATCCCTGGGAATGTTTCCCCGCGGATCTGGAGGTAGCCACGGAGATCACCGCGCATATTCAGCAAGTGCAGGCCCTGGTGGGCGAGCAAACAGGCGGCGAGGACATGCTCCTGCGCGGTCGCTTCCATGCTGCCATGGAGAACGATCTCAACACCCCTGAAGCCATCATGTTACTCCGGCAGGCGGCAGAAACGGTCATCGCCAACCACGATCTCAATACCGGGGCCGAGATATTGCGACTTGTCAAAGTGTTGGGATTGAGGTAACGCCGGGGCCGATTTATCGGCCCAAACTGCCCCTCAGCTTGACATTTGCGCTTGCATCTAATACAACTAATTACAGAAAGGCTTTGAAAATCGCCTCTGCCTTACTCAGACGAGAATAGTAGGACTTGCCCAGGCTCGACAAAGAGTATCAAATTGCAAGTTGATCGATGAGGCAAGGCATTGAGGCGATCTAATAATGGATCAGTAGTTTATTTTTAAGGAGACATGTTTATGGCGTATGAACTTCCACCTTTGCCCTACGACTACAACGCGTTAGAGCCGTATATCGACGAAGAGACTATGCACCTGCATCATGACAAGCACCACCAGGCGTATGTGAACAACTTGAATGCGGCAGTCCAGGGCCAGAGCCAGTATGCTTCCATGCCGGTTGAGCAGTTGATCCAGCACATCAACGAACTGCCCGAGAATATTCGCACGGCTGTGCGCAACAACGGCGGCGGCCATGCCAACCACAGCATGTTCTGGCAGATCATGAAGCCCAATGGTGGTGGCCAGCCCAGCGGCGAGCTGGCGAATGCGATCAACTCGACCTTTGGTTCGTTCGATCAGTTCAAGGCCGCTTTCAACGATGCCGGCGCCAAACGCTTCGGCTCCGGTTGGGCCTGGCTGGTCATGGACCGCAACGGCAATCTCCAGGTCATCTCTACCGCTAACCAGGACAGCCCATTGATGGAGGGACTCTTCCCGATTATGGGCAACGATGTCTGGGAACATGCCTATTACCTCAAGTACCAGAACCGCCGTCCAGACTATCTCAATGCCTGGTGGAACGTGGTCAACTGGGACGAGGTCGAGAAACGCTACCAGCAGGCGAAAGGAAAGTAGGGGCTAGATGTATTGCGCCCCTTCCAGCGCACCTGCAAGGGTAGGCGTTTTGAAACAGCGCGGGTGCCAGTAGGGGCTGGCGCGTGGAGGTCTGGAGGGGTTCTGTAGGGGCGGGAGTGGAGTTGGGCGGGGTTGGGTCCCTTGTGGCCCCCCATAGTGGGGTCCAACCCCGCTCCCGCCCCTACGGGGACGGACTCCGCTTCGAAACACCTCCACGTATCAGATCCCTGCGGTCGCCCCCTGGTTCTTTATTCCTCCAAACTATTCTTGGACTTGCCATCTCTAAATATCGCTTCTATCTCCTCGCCTCTGTGATTTTTGACAAATCCTGCAAAAAAGGTTGCTTGTACCCTTGACTCTACAACAGAAATCGACTATACTTTGGTCAACAGCAAAGGAAACAGGCATATTTCGGAGAACGCAGGCAATAGGGGTTGCCTCATTTCCCTCTCTCTTGTTTTCTGGCTTTCATTCTCTGACTGTTCAGGTGACCTTTTTCTTTGCATCTCTCTCTG
This window encodes:
- a CDS encoding superoxide dismutase, with the translated sequence MAYELPPLPYDYNALEPYIDEETMHLHHDKHHQAYVNNLNAAVQGQSQYASMPVEQLIQHINELPENIRTAVRNNGGGHANHSMFWQIMKPNGGGQPSGELANAINSTFGSFDQFKAAFNDAGAKRFGSGWAWLVMDRNGNLQVISTANQDSPLMEGLFPIMGNDVWEHAYYLKYQNRRPDYLNAWWNVVNWDEVEKRYQQAKGK